The nucleotide window CTCGCTGACCGTCAAAATGTCCATTGACAATGGTCATCTCGTCTCTCCGTTCGCTCAGGCACAGCCGTCAATGCCGGGTCTGATTAATCCCATTGCCCGAACTCGGCGGCTGCTTCAATATGACTATTATACGACAAACGGGGTGCGGTTTTACATGGGCGAGGACCAAGGTCACCGGCGTGCAAGAGACCGGCAGGGACTGGGGTATGAAGGTTAGTCATCAAGAAGCCAAGCTCATGGAGCATCAGGGTGCTCTCGACGGCGACGTTGACCAGGCGGACTTCGGCCGCTTCCAGGCCTGCCTGAGCGGCGCCGGCGCCATCCAGAGTAACCCGGAGTGTCTCGCTGCCCTTATCGATGACGACGGCGACGTCGACGGAGACGATACTCAACTCTTCCTTGGCTGCCTCAGCGGCCCGGACATTCCGGTGAGCCCACAGTGCGCTGAATGAATCGGTAGTCCCCGACCCAGGTTCTCGGCGACACGCGCAGACGCCGCGCGCAAGCGGTGTTCTGGACGATCAGCAAGCCCGCGATTAGCATGGCCTGCAGACTCAGCAAGACAGAACCAACAACTTGCAGGAGGTCACACATGCACTATCGATCGCCTATCACCGCTTCCATTGCCGCATGGTCGCTGTCGCTGGCCCTCGGGTGCCAGGCGGCAAAGCCGACACCCTTCGAGCGGGCATCGTGTTCGACGCTGGTCAAGGCCAAGCAGCCGCTGGAACCGGCTCTCAAGACCGTCGCGGACCTGGGCTTCAAGTACGCCGACGTCATGTGCCTTTCGTGGACACCGCACGTGAACGTGGACGCGCTGGTGAAGGACTTTGACACCGAGGCCGCGCGAGTGGAGAAGACTCTGGCCGACAACAAGCTGAAGGTCTCGAACCTGACCTTCGACGCCATCGAGACCAAGCCGTTCGATGAGTACAAGACGCGATTCACGGCCGTGGTCAAGCTGGCCGTCCGGCTCAGGGCCCCGCTGATCAATATCATGGCCCCGTCGGCCAAGAGTGATTGGGCCGACCAGGTCGCCAAACTCAAGGTGATCCACAAGATCGCCGCCGATCACGGCATCAAGCTCACCCTCGAGACTCACACCGGCCAGCTCACCGAGTACCCTGCCGACGCCGAGAAGATCTGCAGGGAGGTTCCCGGCCTGGGACTCACCCTCGACCCGAGCCACTACTACGCCGGCCCGAATCAGGGCAAGTGCTTCGACAGCCTGTACCCGTACGTGATGAACACCGGCTTCCGCGCCGGCGGAATGAAGCGGGAAGACATCCAGATGAGATGGGGCGAGGGACCCATTGACTTCACGGCCATTGTCCGCAAGCTCGAAGCCCACGGTTACAGGGGCTACTATGTCGTCGAGTACCTCGAAGGCCTTGGCAAGGCCGACTCGGTGGAGTCGTCAAGACTGTTTCTCGAGTGGATCAGGGGCCTGTGAAGCGCCGGACGGCCTGCTGATTCCATCTCGCAGCCGTTTGCACCGGTTCCCGAGCATTCGCTTTCCTGCCTCTCGCGCTCGGCTATAATGGGCCGTCTCATGATACGGTCGGCCGTTTGGCTGAGGCCACCGGCCAATAGCAGGCAACCGATTTGCTGAGGGCGAATGGCTGAAAGCCGAAAGCCAATAGCTGACAGCTTCTGCTGAGGCATACCATGCAAGACGTCATCAAGGGCAAGGCCTATGTGCTCGGTGATAACATCGACACCGACCAGATCATTCCGGCGCACTACCTGATGTACAACCCCGCCATTCCGGAGGAGCGAAAGCAGTTCGGGCGGTTTGCCCTCTGCGGCGTGCCCGACGCTCAGGCCGGTCTGCCCCAGGGCCATGTTCCCTTCGTGGATCAGTCCGACCCGAACAACACCCGCAGCCGGTTCACCATCGTCATCGGCGGCAAGAACTTCGGCTGCGGCAGCTCCCGCGAGCACGCCCCGCTGGCCTTGGCCGAGGCCGGAGTCCAAGCGGTCGTCGCCCCGTTCTACGCCCGAATCTTCTTCCGCAATTCGGTCAACGGCGGTTACCTCATTCCGCTGGAATTCGCCGAAGGCGTGACCCACACGGTCCGCACCGGCGACGAGGTCGAGATCCGGTTGAAGGAAAATGTGCTGATCGAATGCAGGTCTGGCACCCCCCGGGCGCTCAATCCACTCGGCGAGATCGCCCCCATCGTCGAGGCCGGCGGTGTCTTCGCTTACGCCAAACGCACCGGCATGCTGTGATACCCGCAGGCCGCCGACCAGCTTGTTGCCCAAAGGACCGCGCACCTCTTGCCCTGCCCCCACCTTCGTCACACCGGGCCCTACATGAGGCCGGCTGTGACCGAGGGGTCCATGACGGTTTAGTCCCTTCCGTCGCAACGGGTGCGCATTTTGCGCGCATGTTTCTCGATCGCAGAGCGCTTGGCTCGCAGCCCGCAAAAAGGCGGTCCGCCTTGGGCGGCTCTTTCAGAACCCCGAGCGCAAGCGAGGGGCCAAGCCGCAGAGCGGCCAATACCACATGGGGGCCGCTCCCTCACGGTCGCGGTTCTGAAAAAGCCATAGCGTCTCCCCGTCCAAACTATCACAGGCCCGTAACCGGGGCCCTGTCAAGAAGCAGGCTGGAGCCTGACGATATTAAGAAGGGGCAAGATCGGCGATTGACGCCAGGGACGAGCCTCTTGGGACCCTTGGAGGCGCGAACGGACTCTTGCATTGTTGATCGCGCAAAACCCGATACCGGTCTGCAAAGGATCATAGGAGAACGATCCATGACGGAGATCACTTTCGATTTCACCGGTCTGCTCGATGCCATTACCCTGTTCCTGGAGAGCCTCTTCGGGGCTCTTGGCGGACTTTTTGCGGAGCTGGCCGCTTTCTTCAGTAACATTGTTATCAGTTACGTCTAGTTTTCGTTGACAGAGGCGCTATGCTCCGGGCTGCCGCCCCTGAAGATATCAGTTTCGGAGCCGCGAGCACCGATCTCGCCGGCGGGGCCCGCCGAGATTCGGGAACCGCTTGCGGGCGGGCTCCAGGACGTCGGCACGGAGTCCCGCTGCGTCGGTGGAGATCGAAGGTCTGGCTACATCGTTGCCTTTCGTCTCTTGCATCCCAGCCGCAATCAGAGTATTCGTAATCGTGCTACCAAATGGTGTTGTCACTGAACCATGCGTTTTTGCCCACCGAGCGTCCGGGCGGCAGGTTCAGAAGCCAAGGTGAGGAGTTGCTCCACCATGAACATCTATGTCGGCAATCTCAGCTTCAAGACCACGGAGGAGGCAGTACGTGAGTTGTTTGCCGCTTACGGGCAAGTGGACCGGGTCAGCCTGATCAGCGACCGCCATACGGGCCGACCTCGCGGTTTTGGCTTCGTCGAGATGGCCGACAACACCGCTGCCCAAGCGGCCATCGAGGCACTCAACGGCAAGGAGGTCGACGGTCGCAAGCTGAAGGTCAACGAGGCCCAACCCAAGGCCGAGCGATCTGGCGGCGGTGGCGGTGGTCGTGGTCGGTGATCCAATGGGAATCACCGGCAAAGTTCTTCGAGCTTGGTAGCACGACGGGAGATGAAGAGCCGTCCGAGCTTCTGGTTGTCAGGCGGCGGGTTGGCTCCATGCCTCCAGCACGCGGTCGGCTACCTCTTCGACCGTATCATCCTCAGTCAAATCCACCCACCTGATACCGGGTATCCGGCGCATCCAGGTTCGTTGATGCTTGGCCAGATGCCGGGAGTTGATCTTGATCCGCTCGACGGCATCGGCCAGATTCCAGCGGCCTCGCAAATAAGCGATGATCTCGGCATAGCCGACGGCTTGCGCAGCCTGGTGTCCGATTCCACCGGGCTCGGCCAGCAGCCGCTTGACCTCGTCCACGAGCCCCGCCTCGATCATCCGATGAACTCGAGCGTTGATGCGGCGGTTCGCCTGCTCCTTAGGGCGACGAAGGGCGGCGATACGGCAGTCATAGCGGCCCATGGGCCGGTCCCATTGTTGCTGTAATTCGCTGATCGGAGAGCCGGTGAGGTGATAGACCTCCAGGGCTCGCTCGATTCGACGGAGGTCGTTGACGTGAATTCGTGCGGCCGCTTTGGGATCCACCCGGGCCAATTCAGCGTGCAGAGCGCACGTCCCCTCGCGGGCAGCCCGCTCGCGAAAAGCCCGTCTGAACTCGAGGTCGGCCCCGGGCCCTGCGAAAACCCCGGCCGTAAGTCCCCGGACATACAGCATCGTTCCACCCACTGCCAGGACCGGTTTGCCCCTACCCGCGATGTCGTCAATAGCCCGGTCTGCGCCCTCGATGTACCGAGCCAGACTGTACGGCTCGCTGGGCTCAACCACATCGATCAAGTGGTGTCGAATCTCACGTCGGGCTGCCTCAGAAGGTTTGGCTGTGCCGATGTCCATGCGGCGGTAAATCTTCATGGAGTCCACCGAGACGATCTCGCCGCCCAGACGCCGAGCTAGCTCCAGACCGATGCGGCCTTTGCCGCTGGCCGTACAGCCGATGAGGAGGTTCACTCGAATCTGCGATCTTTGACCCGAACTTGTAGTCATGCCGAGTGCAGCTTAGCCAAGGCAGGTCGGAACGAACAAGCAGACCCCAGGCAAAGAGCCACCCTCAACCTGCCGAGCCGCCGACAACCCAGCCGCAAAGAATGGCCTTGGCGAGCCTGGCTTTCCCGGTCAGCGTCGGGTCGCTCACCGGCCAGGATCCCGACGGACGACCAACCTGAGTTCCGCCCCCGGCCGCGATGAGGCCCGGGTTCTGCCGCAAGCCTCTCTTATGCCTTGCGTGGAATAAATTTATTTTATACATAATCGTCAGCATCTCCGTTGACACGGCCTGCGGGTTTGCCGAGGGGACCGAAACAGCCCAGATTAACTGTCGCGGAAATCCAGGAAAAACTCTTGCTTTGAGGAGGGCTATCCGGTAGTATCCATAATGTGAGCGAGAGAATCGCTTCACGTCAAGCGTCCAGTGTCGAGGTGAGCGAAAGGGGCACAAGTATCGAGGTTCATATTCTCATCGGCTCTGTTGTGTGGAAGACGCGCGGTACGAGACGCGCGATGATGGGGATCAAACACCCTCATATCTGATGCCCATGTCGAGCGAGGCGGAAAAAGATAGGAGGAAAGTATGAAAAGGAGCTTTCTGGCAGCGGTGGCGTTCGTGTTCGTGGCAGCGTCGTTTGCGAATGCGACCAGCATACCTCTGGGCAGCTCGGGGTGGCAGGTCGTCTGGGACAGCGGACTCAACCCGTATCTTAATATCACGGTTGAGGGGGAGGACGCAGACGCCGTCTACATTCACAAGACGGTCGAGTTCATTCAAGGTCCTGACGAGTTCGGTAATTTTCCCACGATTCCTATTACTTTCTGGCAGATCGGCCCATCGACCATTACCAAGATCGTGATACTCGACGAGACCATCAAGAACTCGACGGGTGCCAATTGGACTGATTTCCATTGGGATCTGATAGACCATGGAGAGGCGTGGTTCATTCATGATCCAGGCTGGTTCTTCAAAACCTCGCCGCTGGATAACCAGTCTTGGGCCAGGGATGATATGAACTTCTCGGTCGATGGTTTCGCTACTAATGGAGTCGTGTACAACGGAAGCGTGTGGCAGCCGGGAATCGGGGTCGATGGCGGCGAACTCGTGATCCACGTCACTTCCAAGCCGGCCGCACCCTACACCCTTTTCACGCTGAAGGAGACGCCAACGCCTGAGCCGGCCTCCCTCTTGCTGCTTGTTCTTGGTGCCATGATGTTGCGACGCCGGTGAGCGCATTCCTGCTCCATTTGAGCCTGAAGATCAGTGCCCCGCCCCCGTGGCGGGGCACGCTTTTTCTGGGGCGTCCTTCCCCCCTTTTTTTGCACCAGCCGTTGCGGGAGTCGGATTTGCCTGTGGGTTTTGGCCCACATTCCTCACTCCAGAGGCCCGGACGGTGGGCAATGGGCCCCGATAAGTTGTCCAATGCTAGCAGCGCTGCCAATGGTTCCAAATTGACGTAAACCTCGTTGCTGAAAAGTCTTAGGGTGATTCTCTTGCTTTTGTGTTTTCACTTGCCTGGCAGGCTGGTTGGCTCATGTCTTCAGACGGGCTGATCCGGGGAATGGCAACTAAGAAAAAATCGCCAAGAAAACAAAAAAACCTTGACACGCCAACAGTGACCGGCTAGGCTACTATATAAGGAGAGAGGGGGAGAGCTGCACATCGACGGTGTAGCCCTCATCGTGTCAGTTCAGAGAAACGGGAAAACGCGAGCAGGCGCGCACTGCACATCTGTACGAAGTCGCGCTTGCGAGGATGCGTGTCCGACGAGCCGGCCCATTCAAAGATCGTCCCACACGCATCAGAAAAGGAAAGGCAGGAGGCAACTATGAAAGGTATGTTCTCAGCAGCAGCCGCGGTGACTCTCTTGGTCGTGTCGTCCGCTAACGCGGGCTTGGTGGTGCTGGACAATACGGGATGGCAGGCCGTTTGGGACGATGGCTTGGATGGTTTGGTGGACATCTGGATTCCTCCCGCGTCGCCGCCGACGGCAAGCATCATCTTCATCCAGAAGTCAGCCCAATTCACTCAGGGCCCCGATGAGTTTGGTCAATTCCCCTCGATCCCGATCACGTTCATGCAGACCGGCCCATCGACGATCACCCGTATCGTTATTCAGGATGAGATTATCACCAATACCACCGGCGTCGACTGGACTGATTTCCATTTCGACTTGCTGGATAAGGGTGACGCTTGGTTCGAGCATGGCCCCGGTTTCTTCTTCACCACGTCGCCGTTGGACCACCAGGTCTTCTCGGCAGACAACAAAAGCTTTAGCGTCGATGGCTTTGGCCTCGGTCCCGGTGGTACCGATGCCGTCGTGCCGAACAACAGCGTATGGTTCCCGGGCGACGGGCCCACGGACGGCAATCTGGTGATCCGCGTAGTCTCGAAGACGAGCGAGCCGTATACGGTCTTCACGCTTAAGGAAACGCCGACACCCGAGCCGGCGTCGATACTGCTGTTGGCTTTGGGTGCCGTGCTGCTGCGGCGTCGCTGACCAGAATGTCGGAAAGCGATGAATTCCACTGCCTTTTTCAGATGTTAACATGCCCTGCGCCGCCGCAGGGCATTTTCTTGCCCGCCGCGCCCATTCTCGGGACAGTAGCGCGTGCGGTGACGGGGCACTATACCCGCCTTGGCTCCGACGTCTCTGATTTCATCGACTTGAGCAGCTCAATCAGCCTGACAATCGCGGGCGTGAAGATCTTTCGCTGGCGATGGATAATGCCGATTGGCCGGCGAATCTTCTGACTGGCCAGCGGAACGGCCACCAATGAGCCCGTCTGAATCTCTTTTCTGATCGTCGGCTCCGGCAAAATGCTGACCCCGGCCCCGATTTCGACAGCCTGTTTGATGGTCTCGATATTGTCGAACTCCATCACCATGTTGACCAGGACTTGGTTCTCGCGAAGATAACGATCAAGCTCGCGACGAATGATCAGCTCGCGGTCGAAGCCGATGAAGTTCTCGCCCCGAAGCTGGGTGATGGTCACCCGTTTCATGTTCGCCAGACGGTGGTTCGGGCTGCAGACCAGGGCCATGTTCTCCGTTCGCAGGGGAATGACCGTCAGGCCGCGTATCGCCGCGGGGTAGGAAACGATGCCCAGATCCACCTGCTCGTTCAACACTGCATCATAAACTTTGTTGGGATGCAGGAACTCGAGGCGAACCTTGGCCTTGGGGTATTGCCGCATAAAGGTCTGCATGGCCTGACTCATGTCGTGCAAGCCGACCGAGTAAATGGCCGCCACGCGCACTTGCCCGGCCACTTCATTGCGCAGGGAGCGAACCTGAGATTCCACCGCGTCATATCGGTCCAGCACCTGGCGGACGCCGTCGTAGTACACTTGGCCTTCCGGGGTAAGGATGAAAGGGCGTTTGGTGCGATCGATCAGCGGCATCCCCAGGCGTCGCTCAATCTGGTGGACGGCCTGGCTGGCGGCCGACTGGGAAATGTGGTTCAAGGCTGAACCGCGGGAGAAACTCCGGCAGCGGACAACATCACAGAAGACGCGCAGCGTGTCGAGATTCATCCACTCAATGATATCATTAGCCAATCTAATGTCAAGTATTAGCCGCGAACCGTTTCCATAATAGTACGGGAATGTTAGACTTTCTCCAATCGCCTATTGACGCCAAGGCGGCGGCCTCTGCACACCCGGCCACAAAAGGGTTTGTGCTCGCGAAAGGCCGACGGGAACGTTCCCGCTTGCCGGATTCGCGGGGAATCCGTTAGGCAACTGCGCCGGACGCAGTATGCAACAGAAGGAGAGCAGGACGCATGTCCTACGTTCAGAACGTGCTGGAAACAGTCATCAAACGAAATCCTGGCGAGCCCGAGTTTCATCAGGCGGTCAGGGAGGTTCTCGAGTCGTTGCAGCCGGTCTTTGACCGTCATCCCAAGTACGAGAAACACCGGATTCTTGAACGATTCTGTGAACCCGAACGGGTGATCATATTCCGCGTACCGTGGCTGGACGATAAGGGCAACATTCAGGTCAACCGCGGCTATCGCATCGAGTTCAACAGCGCAATCGGGCCCTATAAGGGGGGCCTGCGGTTCCATCCGACGGTTTACCTGGGCATTCTGAAGTTCCTGGCCTTTGAGCAGATCCTGAAGAACTCGCTGACTACACTTCCGATGGGCGGCGGCAAGGGCGGCTCGGACTTCGATCCGAAGGGCAAGTCCGACAACGAGGTCATGCGGTTCTGCCAGTCGTTCATGACCGAGTTGTGCAGGCACATCGGCCCGCACACGGACGTTCCCGCCGGTGACATCGGCGTCGGGGGCCGCGAGATCGGCTATCTCTTCGGCCAATACAAGCGCATCCGCAACGAGTTCACCGGAGTGCTGACCGGCAAGGCCCTGAATTGGGGCGGTTCGTTGATCCGACCCGAGGCGACCGGCTATGGCGCGGTCTATTTCGCCGAAGAGATGCTTGCCACGAGAAACGACTCGATGCGTGGGAAAATCTGTGCCGTGTCCGGCTCAGGCAACGTCGCCCAATACACGGTCGAGAAGGTCAACCAGCTCGGCGGCAAATGCGTGACTTTATCGGACTCCAACGGCACCATCTACGATCCGGCCGGCATCGACGCCGAGAAGCTCGCCTGGGTCATGGAACTGAAAAACGTTCGACGCGGGCGCATTCGCGAATACGCCGAGAAATTCAAGGGGGTCGAATACAAGGACGGCGTCCGGCCGTGGGGCGTCAAGTGCGATTGTGCCTTCCCGTCGGCCACGCAGAATGAAATCAGCGGCGAAGATGCCAAGACGCTGGTGAAGAACGGTTGTAAGCTGGTCTGCGAAGGAGCCAACATGCCGACCGAACCGGAAGGCATCGAGGTCTTCCTGACCAACAAGATCCTGTATGGCCCCGGCAAGGCCGCCAACGCCGGCGGCGTGGCCACTTCCGGCCTGGAAATGTCGCAGAACGCCCAGCACACCAACTGGACGCGGGAGGAAGTCGATCGTCGTCTCCACGACATCATGATCGCCATACACAAAGCCGTCTCCAAGACCGCCGCCGAGTACGGCGAGCCCACCAACTACGTCATGGGGGCCAACATCGCCGGCTTCGTCAAGGTTGCCGATGCGATGATCGACCAGGGTGTGGTTTGATACACACGCTCAGTCGTTGATCCGTCGCGCGAACGCATGGCGCGATACCGGCTTGTCGCACACGGCGGCACCGATTCGGCGTTGAAGCGACGCGGAAGCTTGCCCGACGCCGGCAAAGGTCGCCGAAGGCAAGCGGCGCCAAGGGCCGAAGAACGCGCGTGAGGCAACGCAGCCTGTCGGTCGCGGCGCATCGAATCTTGTTCAATCATCGCTGCCCCGGGAGGCTCCGAACCGCATTCATTGCCTCTTACGGGCGCCCGCTTGACCGAATACTTGTTTTGTTGATTACTGTTTGACGCCCAGTCCCAGCAGAAACAGGGGCCGGAGGATGCTCCACCAGCCGACGACGGGTTTCATCTTGGTGTAGCCCAGTCGCCTGGGCGGGTAGATCTTCGTGCACGGCACTTCCGCGTGCCGGTACCCGAGCTTGATGGTCTTGAATAGAAGGTAGACCTCCAATCCGTAACCGTCGAGCCAAGACTGATTGAGGTTGATCCGCCGGTCGTCAAGCAGCGAGAGGCGAAAAGCTCTGAATCCGTTCGTGCTCTCGGTCAGCTTCTTGCCCACAAGCAGGCTGAGCAACCAGGGGTGCAGCCGTGTCGCCAGCTTGCGGTAGCCGGGCATGTCGCCCCCGTAGGCTCCGCCGACAAGGAAACGCGAGC belongs to Phycisphaerae bacterium and includes:
- a CDS encoding sugar phosphate isomerase/epimerase, yielding MHYRSPITASIAAWSLSLALGCQAAKPTPFERASCSTLVKAKQPLEPALKTVADLGFKYADVMCLSWTPHVNVDALVKDFDTEAARVEKTLADNKLKVSNLTFDAIETKPFDEYKTRFTAVVKLAVRLRAPLINIMAPSAKSDWADQVAKLKVIHKIAADHGIKLTLETHTGQLTEYPADAEKICREVPGLGLTLDPSHYYAGPNQGKCFDSLYPYVMNTGFRAGGMKREDIQMRWGEGPIDFTAIVRKLEAHGYRGYYVVEYLEGLGKADSVESSRLFLEWIRGL
- a CDS encoding 3-isopropylmalate dehydratase, whose translation is MQDVIKGKAYVLGDNIDTDQIIPAHYLMYNPAIPEERKQFGRFALCGVPDAQAGLPQGHVPFVDQSDPNNTRSRFTIVIGGKNFGCGSSREHAPLALAEAGVQAVVAPFYARIFFRNSVNGGYLIPLEFAEGVTHTVRTGDEVEIRLKENVLIECRSGTPRALNPLGEIAPIVEAGGVFAYAKRTGML
- a CDS encoding RNA-binding protein — its product is MNIYVGNLSFKTTEEAVRELFAAYGQVDRVSLISDRHTGRPRGFGFVEMADNTAAQAAIEALNGKEVDGRKLKVNEAQPKAERSGGGGGGRGR
- the miaA gene encoding tRNA (adenosine(37)-N6)-dimethylallyltransferase MiaA, which codes for MNLLIGCTASGKGRIGLELARRLGGEIVSVDSMKIYRRMDIGTAKPSEAARREIRHHLIDVVEPSEPYSLARYIEGADRAIDDIAGRGKPVLAVGGTMLYVRGLTAGVFAGPGADLEFRRAFRERAAREGTCALHAELARVDPKAAARIHVNDLRRIERALEVYHLTGSPISELQQQWDRPMGRYDCRIAALRRPKEQANRRINARVHRMIEAGLVDEVKRLLAEPGGIGHQAAQAVGYAEIIAYLRGRWNLADAVERIKINSRHLAKHQRTWMRRIPGIRWVDLTEDDTVEEVADRVLEAWSQPAA
- a CDS encoding PEP-CTERM sorting domain-containing protein, producing MKRSFLAAVAFVFVAASFANATSIPLGSSGWQVVWDSGLNPYLNITVEGEDADAVYIHKTVEFIQGPDEFGNFPTIPITFWQIGPSTITKIVILDETIKNSTGANWTDFHWDLIDHGEAWFIHDPGWFFKTSPLDNQSWARDDMNFSVDGFATNGVVYNGSVWQPGIGVDGGELVIHVTSKPAAPYTLFTLKETPTPEPASLLLLVLGAMMLRRR
- a CDS encoding PEP-CTERM sorting domain-containing protein, producing MKGMFSAAAAVTLLVVSSANAGLVVLDNTGWQAVWDDGLDGLVDIWIPPASPPTASIIFIQKSAQFTQGPDEFGQFPSIPITFMQTGPSTITRIVIQDEIITNTTGVDWTDFHFDLLDKGDAWFEHGPGFFFTTSPLDHQVFSADNKSFSVDGFGLGPGGTDAVVPNNSVWFPGDGPTDGNLVIRVVSKTSEPYTVFTLKETPTPEPASILLLALGAVLLRRR
- a CDS encoding LysR family transcriptional regulator codes for the protein MANDIIEWMNLDTLRVFCDVVRCRSFSRGSALNHISQSAASQAVHQIERRLGMPLIDRTKRPFILTPEGQVYYDGVRQVLDRYDAVESQVRSLRNEVAGQVRVAAIYSVGLHDMSQAMQTFMRQYPKAKVRLEFLHPNKVYDAVLNEQVDLGIVSYPAAIRGLTVIPLRTENMALVCSPNHRLANMKRVTITQLRGENFIGFDRELIIRRELDRYLRENQVLVNMVMEFDNIETIKQAVEIGAGVSILPEPTIRKEIQTGSLVAVPLASQKIRRPIGIIHRQRKIFTPAIVRLIELLKSMKSETSEPRRV
- the gdhA gene encoding NADP-specific glutamate dehydrogenase, whose protein sequence is MSYVQNVLETVIKRNPGEPEFHQAVREVLESLQPVFDRHPKYEKHRILERFCEPERVIIFRVPWLDDKGNIQVNRGYRIEFNSAIGPYKGGLRFHPTVYLGILKFLAFEQILKNSLTTLPMGGGKGGSDFDPKGKSDNEVMRFCQSFMTELCRHIGPHTDVPAGDIGVGGREIGYLFGQYKRIRNEFTGVLTGKALNWGGSLIRPEATGYGAVYFAEEMLATRNDSMRGKICAVSGSGNVAQYTVEKVNQLGGKCVTLSDSNGTIYDPAGIDAEKLAWVMELKNVRRGRIREYAEKFKGVEYKDGVRPWGVKCDCAFPSATQNEISGEDAKTLVKNGCKLVCEGANMPTEPEGIEVFLTNKILYGPGKAANAGGVATSGLEMSQNAQHTNWTREEVDRRLHDIMIAIHKAVSKTAAEYGEPTNYVMGANIAGFVKVADAMIDQGVV
- a CDS encoding glycosyltransferase family 2 protein; the protein is MYKGKKIIAMAPAHNEEAKIGQVVARTDRKLVDTILVIDDASTDRTVEVAREGGATVLSTGHRMGVGGALRMGIEYGRQTGHDVAVIMAGNNKDNPAEIPRLLDPICDQNIDFVIGSRFLVGGAYGGDMPGYRKLATRLHPWLLSLLVGKKLTESTNGFRAFRLSLLDDRRINLNQSWLDGYGLEVYLLFKTIKLGYRHAEVPCTKIYPPRRLGYTKMKPVVGWWSILRPLFLLGLGVKQ